The uncultured Bacteroides sp. genome includes the window GGCGGAGGGTGGAAGTTTACCGGCTACGAAGGACTGGCCAGCCACGGAGGAACGCTCGGACTCATCATTGCCCTCTGGCTCTACGTGCGCAAAACCAAGCTGAACTACATTGACGTGCTCGATATGATAGCGGTAGCGACTCCCATCACCGCCTGCTGCATTCGTCTGGCCAACCTGATGAACTCCGAGATCATCGGTAAAGCAACCGATGTGCCTTGGGCATTTATTTTTCAGCGGGTAGATATGGTTCCCCGCCATCCGGCACAACTCTACGAAGCCATTGCCTATTTTTGCTTTTTCCTTATCATGATCTATCTATATAAGAATTACAGCAAAAAGGTACACCGCGGCTTCTTCTTCGGTCTCTGTCTTACACTCATCTTCACCTTCCGGTTCTTCATCGAATTCCTGAAAGAGAATCAGGTAAATTTTGAAGACGGAATGACACTAAACATGGGTCAGTGGCTCAGCATACCGTTTGTAATCATAGGGGTAGCCTGCATCATGAATGGGAAAAAGCTCGACGCAATAGGTAAGAAGAACGTCGCTAGAAAGTAAGGAAAACAACCTGAAAACAGGTGCAATATATAATAGTAAAAGGTAAGTGACAAACATCACTTACCTTTTACTATTTTCTTAATATCGCTTAGCTTATTCAATGCCTCCAACGGGGTAAGGTTATTGACATCCAACGTTAGAATTTCATCGCGTATCTGGCAAAGAATGGGGTCATCCAACTGAAAGAAGTTGAGCTGCATTCCCTCCCGTTTCTCTCTTACCTCGGCCAGCGGTTTGCCCGAAATACCTTGTTTGCGGTTATCCGATTCCAACTGATGGAGTATGTCATTGGCACGTTTCACAATGCTTTTGGGCATGCCCGCCATCTTGGCCACATGGATACCGAAAGAGTGTTCACTCCCACCCCGCTCCAGCTTACGCAGGAAAATCACTTTATTATCCACCTCCTTTACCGATACGTTGTAGTTCTTTATCCGATTGAAAGACTTCTCCATTTCGTTCAGTTCGTGGTAGTGCGTGGCAAAGAGTGTGCGTGCCTTGGCCCGCGGATGCTCGTGAATGTACTCCACAATGGCCCAGGCAATAGAAATACCGTCGTAAGTAGAAGTTCCCCGCCCCAACTCATC containing:
- the lgt gene encoding prolipoprotein diacylglyceryl transferase; the protein is MNHLLATINWNPNPELFNLFGISIRYYGLLWAVGIFLAYLVVHYQYRDKKISEEKFEPLFFYCFFGIIIGARLGHCLFYQPDYYLSHLVEMVLPIKILPGGGWKFTGYEGLASHGGTLGLIIALWLYVRKTKLNYIDVLDMIAVATPITACCIRLANLMNSEIIGKATDVPWAFIFQRVDMVPRHPAQLYEAIAYFCFFLIMIYLYKNYSKKVHRGFFFGLCLTLIFTFRFFIEFLKENQVNFEDGMTLNMGQWLSIPFVIIGVACIMNGKKLDAIGKKNVARK